A portion of the Glycine max cultivar Williams 82 chromosome 10, Glycine_max_v4.0, whole genome shotgun sequence genome contains these proteins:
- the LOC100795981 gene encoding transcription factor MYB2: MYWGEVMAGHVGRGVLEEEVWRKGPWTAEEDRLLVEYVRLHGEGRWNSVARLAGLKRNGKSCRLRWVNYLRPDLKRGQITPQEESIILELHARWGNRWSTIARSLPGRTDNEIKNYWRTHFKKKAKSPSDAAEKARNRLMRKQQFHQQQQQQQEQLQQQHQAQQQQMQFNFDMKGIMAMLEDNIHRTPYISQSRQEMINMHQNTTEEQGYLYSMLNDNSSASSAPETSAEEVLWDGLWNIDDVHGNFSVASAASKVGLYNLVAPFC, encoded by the exons ATGTATTGGGGGGAAGTTATGGCTGGCCATGTGGGTAGAGGTGTCTTAGAGGAGGAGGTATGGAGGAAGGGACCTTGGACTGCTGAAGAGGACAGGTTGCTTGTTGAGTATGTTAGGTTGCATGGTGAAGGCAGATGGAACTCTGTTGCTAGGCTTGCAG GATTGAAAAGAAATGGGAAGAGCTGCAGATTGAGATGGGTGAATTATCTGAGACCTGATCTCAAGAGGGGACAGATAACACCACAAGAAGAGAGCATAATTCTAGAGTTGCATGCAAGGTGGGGAAAcag GTGGTCAACAATTGCAAGGAGCTTGCCAGGGAGAACTGACaatgagataaaaaattattggagGACTCATTTCAAGAAAAAGGCAAAAAGTCCCTCTGATGCAGCAGAGAAGGCTAGAAATAGACTCATGAGGAAGCAGCAATTTcaccagcaacaacaacaacaacaagaacagtTGCAGCAGCAGCATCaggcacaacaacaacaaatgcaaTTCAACTTTGACATGAAAGGCATCATGGCCATGCTTGAGGACAACATCCATAGAACACCTTATATATCTCAATCAAGACAAGAAATGATCAACATGCACCAAAACACCACAGAAGAGCAAGGATACTTGTACTCTATGCTCAATGACAACTCTTCTGCTTCTTCTGCACCAGAGACCTCTGCAGAAGAAGTTTTGTGGGATGGTCTGTGGAACATAGATGATGTTCATGGCAATTTCAGTGTAGCTAGTGCAGCAAGCAAAGTTGGTCTATACAATTTAGTTGCTCCCTTCTGTTAA